The window TTGGGAAAGAAGGCCAGCGCCGGCGGAGCACCGATATCGGGGTCGCCATCGACATTGGCGATCTTGCCGGCGACGGCGCCGCTGAAAGGTTTCAGCTGGTTATAGTCGGATTTGAGAAAACACCATTTGGCCTTGGTGTTGTAGGTGAAGGCGCGGCAGGCGGGGTCGCCGAGGCATGTGGTTTTGCACTGGTCGAGGCTGGCATTCTGTTCGGACCTGAGGTCGAAGCCGAAATAGTCGGAATTGTCCGTCGTCACGATGCGCCGGGCTTCGGCCGCAAGTGCCGCGCCGCCCAGGGCGAAAAAGAGAAGGACGAAAAAAGAAAGACCACGAGCCGCGCGCATTGCCACATCACCCTCCCAGACATTGCTTGCGTCCAGGCATGATCAAGCTTCGGTCAGGCTTGTCAACGCCAGGAGCGCCGCAGGTTTATCACCCGCGAACGGTTTCCGTGCCGGCCAAAGGCCGGTATTTCGACAGAACCTCTGTGAGAAGGATCACACTTTCTTGCGAAAATGCAAAAGGTGTGAATTCCAAGCCCGGTCTATTTCAGACAATTGGATTGTGGCCCCTTTACGAACGTTTCAGAACTTCATTCCAATTTTAGTTTTGTCGACTAGGTTACCTTAATGCCGGCGCATGAAACGCAGATGTCAGGAGGGTTCGCGCCAGGGCGCGGGCTTCCGCGCGCCCTGCTTTTTGCGCTTATTTGCATGACAATGCTCGCCGGCGAAGCGCGGCCGGCGGCAGCCTTCGAGATTTTCGGCATCAAGCTCTGGGGCTCGTCCAGCGACGAAGATGCCGACATTGTCGACCCGTTGCGCTATTCGGTGACCATCGACGCGCCGGACGCCGACAAGGATCTGGTCAAGCGGCTTGAAAACGCCTCGGCGCTCAAAAATGACGAGGAGCATCCGGTCTCGGGATCGCTCGGCCTGATGGCCAAGGCGCGCAGCGATCGCGAGCAGCTTGTCGCCGCTCTTTACGCCGACGCCCGCTATGAAGGCGTTGTCACCATCACCATCCAGGGCAAGTCGATTGACGAATTGCCGCCGGATGCCGAATTCAAGGGGCCGCAGCCCATTCCGGTGGTCGTCAGTATTGCCGCCGGACCGAAATTCACGCTCGGCAACATAAGGCTGAAAGGCGATGCCGCAGGACTGGCGAGCGCCGATTTCGGCCTGATCGCCGGCGGCGATGCCGGATCGGGCGCGGTGATCAAGGCCGAAGCCGCGATCGTGCGTGCGCTCAAGGAAGAGGGCAGGCCGCTCGCCAAGGTGACGGATCGCCAGATCGTCGCCGACCACGCCACCTCGACGCTCGACGTGACGCTGACGGTGGCGGCGGGCCCGGTCGCCGGCTACGGCGACACCACGGTCGAGGGCACGGAGAAGGTCGATCGCGACTTCACCGAATACATGACCGGGCTGAAGCGCGGCCAGCAATATTCGCCGCAAGAGATCGACGATGCGCGCGACCGCCTGCTCGGGCTCGAAGTCTTCAACAGCGTGACCGTCAAGGAAGGCGACAGACTCGACACTAACGGCAATATTCCGATCGACGTCCGGGTCAGCGAGCGCAAGCCGCGCTTTTTCGGCATGGGCGGGACGTTCTCAAACACGGAAGGCCTGGGACTCGAGGGCTATTGGGAACATCGAAACCTGTTCGGCCAGGCCGAGAAATTGCGCTTCGATGGCGCCATCAGCGGCATCGGCAGCAACAAGATCACCGAGCTCAACTACAACGCCGGCGTCATGTTCGAAAAGCCGGGCCTGCTCGGGCCGACATCGAAATTCTTCACCGGCGTCAAGACAGTCCTGGAGCACCCCGACGCCTATGACCATTTCTCGGTCAAGGGCGACGTGGGCGTCTCTTACGACCTCGACAAGAGGCAGCGGGTCTCGGCTGAATTCGATCTGGATTATTCACGCATCCACGACGCGTTCGGCAAGCACACCTACCTGATCGCCAGCGTGCCGCTGCAATATGTCTATGACAGCCGCGACAACAAGCTCAACCCGACCAGAGGGTTTCGGGCGCTTGCCTAT is drawn from Mesorhizobium sp. B1-1-8 and contains these coding sequences:
- a CDS encoding autotransporter assembly complex protein TamA — encoded protein: MPAHETQMSGGFAPGRGLPRALLFALICMTMLAGEARPAAAFEIFGIKLWGSSSDEDADIVDPLRYSVTIDAPDADKDLVKRLENASALKNDEEHPVSGSLGLMAKARSDREQLVAALYADARYEGVVTITIQGKSIDELPPDAEFKGPQPIPVVVSIAAGPKFTLGNIRLKGDAAGLASADFGLIAGGDAGSGAVIKAEAAIVRALKEEGRPLAKVTDRQIVADHATSTLDVTLTVAAGPVAGYGDTTVEGTEKVDRDFTEYMTGLKRGQQYSPQEIDDARDRLLGLEVFNSVTVKEGDRLDTNGNIPIDVRVSERKPRFFGMGGTFSNTEGLGLEGYWEHRNLFGQAEKLRFDGAISGIGSNKITELNYNAGVMFEKPGLLGPTSKFFTGVKTVLEHPDAYDHFSVKGDVGVSYDLDKRQRVSAEFDLDYSRIHDAFGKHTYLIASVPLQYVYDSRDNKLNPTRGFRALAYAEPSYDILNGATFLKLKGEGYAYQSLDTASRFVLAERATLGSIVGTGLQNVPADRRFYSGGGGSVRGYAYQGIGPKDINGQPIGGLSFFETSAEMRIGITDTIGIVPFVDAGTVSTKSFPDFSNVKVGAGVGLRYITPFGPLRIDAAVPLNRNPGDPHFGIYAGIGQAF